A genomic segment from Legionella micdadei encodes:
- the mutH gene encoding DNA mismatch repair endonuclease MutH, protein MNHQCLLRRKLNNEEELLEQCRLIEGLSFAQLADFLQIAIPAEKHRRKGWAGTAIELALGTTAGTKSIPDFTELGIELKTLPLNDKGKPAESTFVTSIPLLTIHQQDWPTSQCYAKLKRVLWLPIEGDRRIPFEHRRIGRGFLWSPNQDEQTILSEDWHELVSMIGMGRLDEIHAGIGQYLQVRPKAANAKSLCYGFDSQGSKILTLPRGFYLRSRFTGQIVKS, encoded by the coding sequence ATGAATCACCAGTGCTTATTAAGAAGAAAGTTGAACAATGAAGAAGAGCTTTTGGAGCAATGCCGTTTAATTGAGGGGCTAAGCTTTGCTCAATTGGCAGATTTCTTACAAATTGCCATTCCAGCTGAAAAACATCGCCGCAAAGGTTGGGCTGGTACTGCCATTGAACTTGCCTTGGGCACCACTGCTGGAACAAAATCCATACCTGATTTTACGGAACTGGGTATTGAGCTTAAAACTTTGCCTTTGAATGACAAAGGAAAACCAGCCGAATCTACCTTTGTGACGAGTATCCCCTTGCTTACTATTCATCAACAAGACTGGCCGACTTCGCAATGCTATGCCAAATTAAAACGCGTTTTATGGCTGCCTATCGAGGGAGATAGAAGAATCCCTTTTGAACATCGTCGTATAGGTCGAGGTTTCCTATGGTCTCCAAATCAAGATGAACAAACAATCTTGTCAGAGGATTGGCACGAACTCGTGTCCATGATTGGGATGGGACGTTTGGATGAGATTCATGCAGGTATTGGACAGTATTTACAGGTAAGGCCTAAGGCCGCTAATGCCAAATCACTTTGTTATGGTTTTGATAGTCAAGGATCAAAGATCTTAACCTTACCCCGCGGTTTTTATTTGCGAAGTCGTTTCACTGGACAAATTGTAAAATCTTAA
- a CDS encoding DUF1868 domain-containing protein, whose product MFGNYMQRIDRDGNYTAFPGVTVIAGIGDKHISFWQSVYHFLSQSELICKYYKPLPYESYHMTTCNLYTKEQHPNDWPAIITRKRSFLQKIHAVLSEMLLTPKVSIDYISIPEVLQLYVSLPAEQEELIKAIAREFELEEYVPTSFHITLAYEYNPIVDQEAYDAIKNECANLLHICQKEGNIILDCPKLSFFNSMEKFIPWDGRANPFIEHTTNQAGFFRTPQLSSFVDTISSCFSCKFF is encoded by the coding sequence ATGTTCGGGAATTATATGCAGCGGATTGATAGGGATGGTAACTATACTGCATTTCCAGGTGTCACAGTCATTGCTGGAATCGGGGACAAGCATATCTCATTTTGGCAAAGTGTTTACCACTTTCTCAGTCAATCCGAATTGATATGTAAATATTATAAGCCGCTGCCATATGAAAGCTATCATATGACGACTTGCAATCTTTATACTAAAGAACAGCACCCAAATGATTGGCCAGCGATCATCACAAGGAAGCGCAGTTTTTTGCAAAAAATTCATGCTGTCCTCAGTGAAATGCTATTAACTCCAAAGGTTTCTATCGACTATATTAGTATCCCTGAGGTTTTACAGTTATATGTCTCGTTACCTGCAGAGCAAGAAGAGTTAATTAAAGCCATAGCCCGTGAATTTGAGTTAGAGGAATATGTTCCTACAAGTTTCCATATCACTTTGGCTTATGAATATAATCCCATAGTAGATCAAGAAGCATACGATGCGATTAAAAATGAATGCGCCAATCTTCTTCATATTTGCCAAAAGGAAGGAAATATTATCCTTGATTGTCCTAAGTTATCTTTTTTTAACAGCATGGAAAAATTTATTCCATGGGATGGGAGAGCTAACCCTTTCATTGAGCATACAACAAATCAAGCTGGTTTTTTTAGAACCCCACAACTCAGCTCTTTTGTAGATACAATTTCATCATGCTTTTCTTGTAAATTTTTTTGA
- a CDS encoding Hsp20/alpha crystallin family protein, translated as MGSLERSNKGTPIAIERTMSPFFQMHKAVDEAMKNFYHMFEAPEFSFERLENLSIFPAMDLVEANDHYTFEFEMPGMGEEDINVSVNENRLTVKGEKSSSKQHKDKNFINREIRYGSYERSIDLPPSVDAEKATASFKKGMLWVKIPKKAGSKSASRKVKVEKAS; from the coding sequence ATGGGTAGTCTTGAAAGAAGCAATAAGGGAACTCCAATAGCTATTGAGCGCACAATGAGTCCTTTTTTCCAAATGCACAAAGCAGTGGATGAGGCTATGAAAAATTTTTACCACATGTTCGAAGCGCCTGAATTTAGTTTTGAACGATTGGAAAACTTAAGCATTTTTCCCGCAATGGACTTAGTGGAAGCAAATGATCATTATACTTTTGAATTCGAAATGCCTGGGATGGGTGAAGAAGACATCAATGTGAGCGTTAATGAAAATCGCCTTACCGTTAAAGGTGAAAAATCAAGCTCCAAGCAGCACAAAGATAAAAACTTCATTAACCGTGAAATAAGGTATGGAAGTTATGAACGAAGTATAGACTTACCACCCTCTGTGGATGCAGAGAAGGCAACTGCTTCATTCAAAAAAGGAATGCTATGGGTAAAAATTCCCAAGAAAGCAGGCAGTAAAAGTGCTTCACGCAAGGTTAAGGTTGAAAAAGCTTCATGA
- a CDS encoding host attachment protein — protein MKDKHATWLLIFDSTHCRIYDYTKHKIDLIKEIQHPENKLRDIEITSDKPGRYQVMGQAHGTYSQQSDPKEIKIEHFSKEIADVLENNNAIHAYEKLILVAPPHIHGLLLKHLDKQITNRITHNIEKDLIHVSEDQLLSHLNEILERE, from the coding sequence ATGAAAGATAAGCACGCAACATGGTTGTTGATTTTTGATTCAACTCATTGCCGCATTTATGACTATACAAAACACAAAATTGACTTAATTAAAGAAATACAGCATCCAGAAAATAAATTAAGAGACATTGAAATTACCTCAGATAAACCAGGACGCTACCAGGTAATGGGCCAGGCTCATGGGACATACTCGCAACAGTCTGATCCCAAAGAAATAAAGATTGAACATTTCTCCAAGGAAATTGCCGATGTCCTTGAAAACAATAATGCTATTCATGCTTATGAAAAATTAATTCTGGTGGCCCCACCGCATATCCATGGTCTTTTACTCAAGCATCTCGACAAGCAGATCACAAACCGGATAACACACAATATAGAAAAAGATTTAATCCACGTCTCTGAGGATCAGTTATTAAGTCATTTAAATGAGATTTTAGAGAGGGAATAA
- a CDS encoding nitric-oxide reductase large subunit, which translates to MNLAQDRVVSDADKVSNVLKWILLITAITCFAGLIWGTYKTYQLAPPLPQQFLTSSAKVVMTSDDIIAGKAGFQRADLMDYGSLYGMGSYFGEDYTAKYLVRLGQLTEEEIGQQRFGQSFINLSEEEQYISRKTMQQALQQINLSQQTTVLPDPVATAIFKLQSEISQSLLNHNLETGWTKAYSLDAQSALQTADFLIYSSLTTVAHRPHQNSSYTNNWPYEPTVGNNPTSSTFYWTWVSFCFVFFGFGAILYIYHRYLAIPDNAAKTPILLEFKPLTASQRKVGQYFVIVALVLLAQIGVGAIMAHYYTERTGFYGININGFLPFNFLRDVHIQTPIVWIALSWISSAVFLAPIISKQEAKGQGFLVDLLFWVTLFIVGGAIVGNYLGIMGYVNQSWFWIGNQGLSYIQLGRLWQIGFCLGLFLWSFIVFRGMWPTWEQLKTATAEFWTGRIRLEHMLWASTINVAVLYCFGMIPLTGIEKSFTITDFWRWWVVHLWVEQSFEFFAAAATAYLLMGTGLVSRLLAERTMYFETILIFLGGVIGTGHHWYWTGTPDIWVPLGSMFSFIEVLPLVLLIIDAIEHHQLIKRQGSFTYNLACLYLFGAAFWNFVGAGVFGGGTLNAPLVNYYEHGTFLTLNHAHTALFGAFGLLGLGLIYFCLRYAAGERLPWDERLGIWAFWLYNIGLLLWIVLNFFPVGWAQLMDVYEHGLAHARSLEFYNTTLLWQWLRLPGDVIFALGALLMTYDFFKKLKPFFPRLAKMNREQEIQFRSFDKNANLQ; encoded by the coding sequence ATGAACTTAGCACAAGATAGGGTTGTCAGTGATGCGGATAAAGTTTCGAATGTCCTTAAATGGATTTTACTTATAACAGCAATTACCTGTTTTGCCGGGCTTATTTGGGGTACTTACAAAACTTATCAGCTTGCCCCACCTCTCCCGCAACAATTTCTCACCTCTTCGGCAAAAGTCGTTATGACATCAGATGACATTATTGCAGGCAAAGCCGGTTTCCAACGTGCAGATCTAATGGATTATGGCAGTTTATATGGAATGGGATCTTATTTTGGGGAAGACTATACGGCTAAATATCTAGTGAGATTAGGTCAATTAACTGAAGAAGAAATAGGGCAGCAACGTTTTGGTCAATCATTCATAAATCTATCCGAAGAGGAGCAGTATATTTCTCGTAAAACGATGCAGCAAGCGTTACAACAAATCAACTTAAGTCAACAAACAACTGTTTTGCCTGATCCAGTTGCAACAGCCATTTTTAAATTGCAATCTGAGATTTCACAAAGTTTACTCAATCATAATTTAGAAACAGGTTGGACAAAAGCTTATAGTTTGGATGCACAAAGTGCCTTGCAAACAGCTGATTTTCTTATTTATTCTTCTCTGACAACAGTTGCGCACAGGCCACATCAAAACAGTTCATACACCAATAATTGGCCATACGAACCTACGGTGGGAAATAACCCGACTTCATCCACCTTTTATTGGACTTGGGTTTCTTTCTGTTTCGTATTCTTCGGTTTCGGCGCTATCCTGTACATTTATCATCGATACCTCGCTATCCCCGATAATGCAGCAAAAACACCTATTTTATTGGAATTTAAACCACTCACAGCAAGTCAGAGAAAAGTTGGCCAATATTTTGTGATTGTAGCCTTAGTTTTATTGGCACAGATTGGTGTTGGTGCAATTATGGCTCACTATTATACCGAGCGTACTGGATTTTATGGGATAAACATTAATGGTTTTTTGCCATTCAACTTTTTACGCGATGTGCATATTCAAACGCCTATTGTCTGGATAGCGCTATCTTGGATAAGTTCAGCTGTTTTTCTTGCACCTATCATCAGTAAACAAGAAGCAAAAGGGCAAGGGTTTTTAGTTGATCTGCTGTTTTGGGTCACCCTCTTTATTGTTGGTGGGGCAATTGTTGGTAATTACTTGGGGATTATGGGCTATGTTAATCAATCTTGGTTTTGGATTGGTAATCAAGGGTTATCGTACATACAATTAGGCCGATTGTGGCAAATCGGATTTTGCCTTGGTTTATTCCTTTGGAGTTTCATTGTTTTCCGGGGAATGTGGCCAACCTGGGAGCAACTAAAAACTGCGACCGCTGAATTTTGGACAGGTCGCATTAGATTAGAGCATATGCTTTGGGCAAGTACGATCAACGTTGCAGTGTTATACTGCTTTGGCATGATTCCTCTGACCGGAATAGAGAAATCCTTCACGATCACCGATTTTTGGCGTTGGTGGGTGGTACATCTTTGGGTTGAACAATCGTTTGAATTTTTTGCTGCTGCTGCTACAGCTTATCTTCTGATGGGAACAGGCTTAGTTTCCCGACTTCTCGCTGAACGGACTATGTATTTTGAGACAATTCTTATTTTTCTAGGCGGTGTTATTGGTACAGGACATCACTGGTATTGGACTGGGACACCAGATATTTGGGTGCCACTCGGATCGATGTTTTCTTTCATTGAGGTATTGCCTTTAGTACTTCTTATTATTGATGCTATTGAACATCACCAACTGATTAAGCGGCAAGGTTCTTTTACTTATAATTTGGCTTGTTTATATCTTTTTGGAGCGGCTTTTTGGAATTTTGTGGGAGCTGGTGTGTTTGGTGGGGGTACACTTAATGCGCCACTGGTAAATTATTATGAGCATGGAACATTTTTAACTTTGAATCATGCACATACAGCATTATTTGGTGCATTCGGATTACTTGGTCTTGGGTTAATTTATTTTTGTTTACGTTATGCTGCCGGTGAGCGTCTGCCTTGGGATGAACGATTAGGTATCTGGGCATTTTGGCTCTATAACATTGGCCTTTTATTATGGATTGTTTTAAATTTCTTCCCCGTTGGCTGGGCACAGTTAATGGATGTTTATGAGCATGGTTTAGCGCATGCGAGAAGTCTTGAATTTTATAATACAACATTGCTATGGCAATGGTTACGCTTGCCTGGTGATGTTATTTTTGCCTTAGGCGCATTACTAATGACTTACGATTTTTTTAAAAAGCTTAAGCCCTTTTTCCCTAGACTAGCGAAAATGAATCGCGAACAAGAAATACAATTTCGTTCATTTGATAAGAATGCGAATTTGCAGTAA
- a CDS encoding SDR family oxidoreductase, producing MVNLQNKIVLITGASSGIGQACARLFAQNGANLILCARRQDRIEHLANDLQTMHGIHCLPIVLDVRDKAKVESALSSLPSEWQKISVLINNAGLALSTDSIQQGSISNWETMIDTNVKGLLYVTRAILPGMLAREEGHIINIGSIAGQECYPNGNVYCATKHAVRALTKSMRMDLLGSPIRVTEIAPGAVETEFSEVRWNDKEKAKAFYEDFNPLYAEDIADAVYFCATRPLHVDIAEMTIMPTAQASASCIYRTGKKLQ from the coding sequence ATGGTAAATTTACAAAATAAAATTGTATTAATAACTGGCGCTTCAAGTGGTATTGGTCAAGCTTGTGCTCGGCTTTTTGCGCAAAATGGAGCAAATCTTATTCTTTGCGCACGACGACAAGATCGAATAGAGCATCTTGCCAATGATTTGCAAACAATGCATGGTATACACTGCTTACCCATTGTGTTGGATGTAAGGGATAAAGCAAAAGTTGAATCCGCTTTAAGTTCTTTACCCTCAGAGTGGCAAAAAATTAGTGTGCTAATTAACAATGCCGGCCTCGCTTTATCAACCGATTCGATACAACAAGGCTCCATTAGCAATTGGGAAACAATGATTGATACTAATGTAAAAGGGTTACTTTATGTCACACGCGCCATTTTGCCGGGAATGCTAGCCCGTGAAGAAGGACATATTATTAATATAGGCTCAATCGCCGGACAAGAGTGCTATCCCAATGGTAACGTCTATTGCGCTACAAAACACGCGGTTAGGGCGCTGACAAAATCAATGCGTATGGATTTACTCGGCAGCCCTATTAGGGTGACTGAGATTGCTCCAGGAGCGGTAGAAACAGAGTTCAGTGAGGTGCGTTGGAATGATAAAGAGAAAGCAAAAGCTTTTTATGAAGATTTTAACCCTTTATACGCAGAAGACATTGCTGATGCCGTTTACTTTTGTGCAACTCGCCCTCTTCACGTTGATATTGCAGAAATGACAATCATGCCAACTGCGCAAGCTTCAGCGAGTTGCATTTATAGGACAGGTAAGAAACTACAGTAG
- a CDS encoding pyridoxine/pyridoxamine 5'-phosphate oxidase, which yields MSAFPIFDYTLYASSIIKNFKQIEIKRMPFRLLNQWIMEEKNAGASNPQHAVLATATLNGIPHSRVVAIREITVSELIFFTQKGTKKVNDIIQNPQVSLTFWFEIKQREVVLDGVVEPLSQAEVVHYWDTNPQSAQLRFTAYAPTSMQPIPSKKVIEDKKAAIEKEYIDKKLPLSPYYCGFRIRPSKFIFYSLRSDELSDVLEYNWQNEQWHQRILSP from the coding sequence TTGTCAGCATTCCCTATTTTCGACTACACTTTGTATGCCTCATCGATTATTAAGAATTTCAAACAAATAGAGATCAAAAGAATGCCCTTTAGACTTTTAAATCAATGGATTATGGAAGAAAAAAATGCAGGTGCTTCCAACCCTCAGCATGCGGTCTTAGCCACAGCAACTTTAAATGGCATTCCGCACAGTCGTGTTGTTGCTATAAGAGAAATTACGGTAAGCGAACTTATCTTTTTCACTCAAAAAGGGACAAAAAAGGTAAATGATATTATTCAGAATCCACAAGTATCACTGACTTTTTGGTTTGAAATCAAACAAAGAGAAGTGGTTCTTGACGGTGTTGTTGAACCTTTATCACAAGCAGAAGTAGTGCATTATTGGGATACTAATCCACAATCAGCCCAGTTGAGGTTTACCGCTTACGCACCAACATCAATGCAGCCAATCCCTTCCAAAAAAGTGATCGAAGATAAAAAAGCAGCGATTGAAAAGGAATATATTGACAAAAAATTACCCTTAAGTCCTTACTACTGTGGATTTCGAATCAGACCTTCAAAGTTTATATTTTATTCCTTACGTTCAGACGAATTATCCGATGTCCTTGAATATAATTGGCAAAACGAACAATGGCATCAACGCATTTTATCTCCCTAA
- a CDS encoding sulfatase-like hydrolase/transferase, with product MRKDNEVNQAIIDKWLLHFFFINLIVVYALSCNYVADAFAIKLFNFGTNGFEEATFFTRSIVSLYLLITYISYFAFLTILSLLIPYLFSKFTSKNWLTICISVLFISCFVLYLVIDLYVFRLYRFHLNSLVLKMLFSQYSDQIFYFSKNEWFVFYLVVASIFLVEGLIALILWFNNVINLSKWIMQFICVSIILIIVSFCSTVVGNKYFIRQSTIFPYYTEIVRHLFYVSKEDMNYYVYSHYFSQSKFPDHQLSYPINPIQCSQKTRPLNIFVILIDTWRYDAMNKEATPTIYRFASENLKFQDHLSGGNATQPGIFSFFYGLPASYWTAIFEQKKSPVFINQLINKNYQFGIFGSASLTIPDFASTIFNKIPNLPSPPKGWAYQRDQEITKRFLSFLDNRKPAQPIFSFLFYDSAHEYCENRNYKGPFQPELSSCSRYLFNNGYNAQPLINRYLNSVNFVDQQIAQVLAGIKKANLWDNSIIIISADHGEEFNDNKQNYWGHASNFSNYQIKVPFIVHWPGKTQQQLNYVTTHYDVVPTLMSDALGCKTPYSDYSYGMNFFDSNNRYPIIVSGNYNISYVTPTTITNLFPSGDFEIQNSNVEPLPNSKPDSKQLISILHDVNRFYH from the coding sequence ATGAGGAAAGATAATGAGGTAAATCAAGCCATAATTGACAAATGGCTCTTACATTTTTTCTTTATCAATTTAATTGTAGTTTATGCTCTTTCTTGCAACTATGTCGCTGATGCTTTTGCAATTAAACTCTTTAATTTTGGAACAAACGGATTTGAAGAGGCTACTTTTTTCACGCGCTCGATTGTCAGTTTATATCTTTTAATCACTTATATTAGTTATTTTGCTTTTTTAACTATTTTGTCATTGCTTATCCCTTATCTGTTTTCCAAATTTACGTCAAAAAATTGGCTTACAATTTGTATTAGTGTTCTTTTCATAAGTTGTTTTGTTTTATATCTAGTAATCGATTTGTATGTATTTAGGTTATATCGATTTCACCTAAACTCATTAGTTCTCAAAATGCTCTTCAGCCAGTACAGCGATCAAATCTTTTATTTTTCCAAAAATGAATGGTTCGTATTTTATCTGGTTGTGGCTTCTATTTTTTTGGTTGAGGGATTAATTGCGTTGATTTTATGGTTTAATAATGTCATCAATCTTTCAAAATGGATTATGCAATTTATTTGCGTATCCATTATCCTAATTATCGTCTCATTCTGTTCCACAGTGGTGGGTAATAAATATTTTATTAGACAGAGCACTATCTTCCCTTATTATACCGAAATAGTGCGTCACCTATTTTATGTTTCGAAAGAAGACATGAATTATTATGTCTATAGCCACTATTTTTCTCAATCAAAATTCCCCGATCATCAATTATCTTATCCAATTAACCCAATACAATGCAGTCAAAAAACACGTCCGCTTAATATCTTTGTGATTTTAATTGATACTTGGCGTTACGATGCCATGAATAAGGAAGCTACACCAACTATTTATCGTTTTGCTTCAGAAAATCTTAAATTCCAAGATCATCTTAGCGGCGGCAATGCAACGCAGCCTGGTATTTTTTCATTTTTTTATGGCTTGCCCGCATCCTATTGGACAGCCATTTTTGAACAAAAAAAGAGTCCTGTTTTTATTAATCAGCTGATTAATAAAAATTATCAATTCGGTATATTTGGAAGTGCAAGCTTAACTATACCTGATTTTGCCTCTACTATTTTTAACAAAATACCTAATTTGCCTTCGCCTCCCAAAGGTTGGGCCTATCAAAGGGATCAAGAAATTACAAAGCGATTTCTTTCATTCTTAGACAACCGAAAGCCTGCTCAACCAATCTTTTCTTTTTTATTTTATGATTCAGCCCATGAATATTGTGAGAATAGAAATTATAAAGGCCCTTTTCAGCCGGAACTTTCGTCTTGTAGCCGCTATCTTTTTAATAATGGCTATAATGCACAACCATTAATAAATCGGTATTTAAATTCCGTTAATTTTGTGGATCAACAAATTGCCCAAGTATTAGCCGGAATCAAGAAAGCTAATTTATGGGATAATTCGATAATTATTATCAGTGCAGATCATGGTGAAGAATTTAATGACAATAAACAGAATTATTGGGGCCATGCAAGCAATTTTAGCAATTATCAAATCAAAGTCCCTTTTATCGTTCATTGGCCAGGTAAAACACAACAGCAATTGAATTATGTGACTACCCATTATGACGTTGTGCCCACCCTCATGTCAGACGCATTAGGCTGTAAAACACCTTATTCTGATTACAGTTATGGCATGAATTTCTTTGATAGTAATAACCGCTATCCTATCATCGTCAGTGGGAATTACAATATAAGCTATGTGACTCCGACAACCATCACCAACTTATTCCCTTCTGGAGATTTCGAGATACAAAATTCGAATGTTGAGCCTTTACCTAATAGTAAACCTGATAGTAAGCAACTAATATCAATTTTGCATGATGTTAATCGGTTCTATCATTAG
- a CDS encoding aspartyl/asparaginyl beta-hydroxylase domain-containing protein: MTYLSILNFKTLFFASYIFSIAYTHLRGKVRLKFLHQLTDHSSLMAPVNAIMYLFSSVPKTPFLDLANFPELKLLRDNWQTIREEAEYLYKEGYISASEKYDDIGFNSFFRRGWKRFYLKWYQEPMHSAQTLCPKSLELIEKIPNINAAMFTLLPKDSFLFKHRDPYAGSLRYHLGLITPNSKECCIYVDGEPYFWQDGQDVLFDETYVHHAENKTSQDRIILFCDIQRPLNNALANRFNRFFSRTVMKAASSKNLPNERVGLINKLFTYIYQIRLVGKKLKSYNKNLYYIIKYALFISLIALFII, from the coding sequence ATGACTTACCTCTCGATTTTAAACTTTAAAACGTTATTTTTCGCAAGCTATATTTTCTCTATTGCTTACACTCATTTGCGGGGAAAGGTACGCTTAAAGTTTTTACACCAGCTGACTGATCACTCAAGTCTTATGGCACCAGTGAATGCCATCATGTATCTTTTTTCTTCAGTTCCCAAAACGCCTTTTCTTGATTTGGCTAATTTTCCAGAGTTAAAACTATTACGAGATAATTGGCAAACAATCCGTGAAGAAGCAGAGTACTTATACAAGGAAGGTTATATATCAGCGTCTGAAAAATATGACGATATCGGATTTAACTCATTTTTTAGACGGGGATGGAAGCGTTTTTATTTAAAATGGTATCAAGAGCCTATGCATTCCGCACAAACACTTTGCCCCAAATCGCTCGAGTTAATTGAAAAAATTCCCAATATCAATGCTGCGATGTTCACCCTTCTCCCTAAAGATAGCTTTCTATTTAAACACCGTGATCCTTATGCAGGCTCGCTTCGTTATCATTTAGGGTTAATCACCCCTAATTCTAAAGAGTGTTGCATCTACGTGGATGGTGAACCTTATTTTTGGCAAGATGGACAGGATGTCCTTTTCGATGAAACTTATGTGCATCACGCTGAGAACAAAACATCCCAGGATCGTATTATTCTTTTCTGTGATATCCAACGCCCTCTCAACAATGCCCTCGCTAACCGATTTAATCGTTTTTTTAGTCGAACAGTAATGAAAGCCGCTTCGAGCAAAAATTTACCTAATGAGCGTGTAGGCTTAATTAATAAATTATTCACCTACATTTATCAAATACGTTTAGTGGGCAAGAAACTAAAAAGCTACAATAAAAATCTATACTATATAATTAAATATGCTCTTTTTATTAGTTTAATTGCCTTATTTATTATATGA
- a CDS encoding PhzF family phenazine biosynthesis protein, translated as MNSILKVNAFIGPNQLGNPAAVIVSEQSMDTQTCQIIAAKNQLPVTAFIWKQDDTFFIRWFTPLSELSLCGHGTLAAAYVIFQKSLTTRSEITFNSPHCGELKAKLKENIIFLNFPAKPITRIKCPDNLVEGLAGIKPRSVYETKDRLVVILAKSQEVKEITPQVEILKTLSYPGIVVTARGEQVDFVSRTFYPQKPNWEDAVTGASHCALVPYWAALLEKDSLHAHQLSQRGGELFCVNQPNRVLIGGRASWAKIT; from the coding sequence ATGAATTCAATCTTAAAAGTCAACGCCTTTATTGGGCCAAATCAATTGGGTAATCCTGCAGCAGTTATCGTTTCAGAACAATCAATGGATACCCAAACTTGCCAAATTATTGCCGCTAAAAATCAATTACCGGTTACTGCATTTATTTGGAAGCAAGATGATACTTTTTTTATACGGTGGTTTACTCCTTTGTCTGAATTATCCCTTTGCGGTCATGGCACCCTAGCTGCTGCTTATGTTATCTTTCAGAAAAGCCTCACTACGAGGTCCGAAATAACTTTTAATTCTCCACACTGTGGTGAATTAAAAGCAAAACTGAAAGAAAATATTATCTTTTTAAATTTTCCAGCAAAACCAATAACTCGAATAAAATGCCCAGACAATTTAGTCGAAGGACTAGCGGGTATAAAACCAAGAAGCGTTTATGAGACTAAAGATCGTTTAGTCGTTATTCTAGCAAAATCTCAAGAAGTTAAAGAAATAACACCCCAAGTCGAGATTCTAAAGACTTTATCCTATCCAGGAATTGTTGTTACTGCTCGCGGAGAACAGGTCGATTTTGTGTCGCGTACATTCTATCCTCAAAAACCTAATTGGGAAGATGCGGTTACTGGGGCTTCTCACTGCGCTTTAGTTCCTTATTGGGCTGCATTGCTTGAGAAAGATAGTTTGCATGCCCATCAACTTTCGCAACGCGGGGGAGAGTTGTTTTGTGTTAATCAGCCTAATCGAGTATTAATAGGTGGGAGAGCCAGTTGGGCAAAGATTACTTAA